TTTGGCAAACAGTTTTCTATCTGTATTAAGTTCTCTGTGAACATTTAGTGAACATCTTCATTAACTTAATTGTTAGTAAGTAAATTAAGTGTAAATGCTGATCATTACATAAGAGGTATTTGCTCAGTAAGCAAAAAAGGTTAATTTTTGTTTTAGTAATCAATAGATCATAGGactattgcaatattttgattATATTGCACTCCCTTATTAAAGATGCATTTTAAAAACCACTTGttctgcattttgtttttagGTCAAATGAGCCATCGCTGCCAGATGAATGATCCCATCAAAACTGTTGTCCCTGTTTTACATTCTATTAAGGTGCTGTTTACAACATCATTGCAGTCAAGGTTTTACAATTATTTAAATAggctaaaaactcatatttgtatATGTGAAGGAAGCCTGGGAGGTACTTGGCTTGGATTTAATTGGACCACTACCCAACACTGCACATGGCAACATTTATGCTTTGACCATGACTGACCTATATACAAAATGGGTTATTGCTGAGCCTCTGCAATCAAAAACAGCGAGTGAGGTGTCCTTGGTGGTGATTAACAAGTTGTACATGTTTGGTATGCCCAGGAAAATTATCACAGACCAAGGCAAAGAGTTTGTCAATGGGGTAAGGACTTTAAATATAAATTGTTTTCCTTTACCTATAGTGTCTTTGCTTTACATGCAGTGCTATGTTTAAATCTGAAAATATATTAAATCTAATTTGTCCACAGCTCAATGACCAAATATTCACAAATGATGAATATTAAACACGCTGTGTCCAGTGCCTATCATCCTCAGACCAATGGCCAGGTAACTTGTACTATATTTGTGTGCTTTTTATGTATTGTTGCTACAGTATTTACTCACAGATTAATATGTACAGGATGAACGGACAAACCAAAACGTCAAACATGCTctgagaaaatatgtaaatgagaatCACAATGACTGGGACATTCACCTACCAGCTGTGGTATATAGCATCAACACTGCCAAGCAGGTTTGCATACATAAAATTATGTCTATAATATCAACCTAAAAGGATGGAATGATTATAAGTCTGTGAATTAAAAGTTAATTATTATAGCAAATAACAGTGTAaactttgtgttttttttttctttctttttttattgcaATTTTATTTCCAGAGCTCTACCAGGTACAGCCCCTATTTTCTGATGTTTCACCGGCACCCTCGTCTGCCTGAAGTCATCAATGCCTCTCCTATGGGAGATGACTTTGAGGTTGCTGACCCTGTGGAGGCTACCCTGTAAGCCTCGGCTTGGACTGAAGGTGTTCTCAAACTCAAAGCCATAAAAGAAAGGTGAAGTTCCAGCCCAAAAATATCCTTCGAGGTTGTTCCTTCTTTATTGCAACAAAAAATATGGTTAATACAAAAACTAGTTCACCTTAGTGCTGTTGAGTGCATTAAAAATGTGCTGTCTTGGCTGGTTCCCCACGGCTACGGTAAGAACCGTGTGTTCCCCAGTCCAAACCGTCCTAATTACTCATCACAGGCACCTGCCTTTATACCTGTGACCTAAAGTGCTCCCCCAAGTGAGTAAATCAAAAAATTACACTAAAAACCTACCTATACGTGCAGATAAGAAATGGCTCCTACACCCCGGCCCCTAATTGTGAGAGAATATCAAACCACAATTACCCATTTAAACTAAGGAGCCATTTGTGCAGAGCTAAACTAAATTAGTTCCTAAAACTAAGTATCTTCTCAAGCATCCAGGTCTACCCATCATCTCAACCATCTATATCATCATCTTAGGTCTTGGAACTTGGGACTTCGGCTTCCATCAAGAGGCATATCTTTGTAACTGGCCTTTCCAGTTGCCCCGTTTTTGTTCTCAACTGGACTGAACGCACATGGCCTCTCTTGTCTGGATACGTCTGTGTGACTCGTGCCATCTGCCAGGACCCTCTTGGAGCCAACGGCTCCATCACAACCACGATGTCGCCAACGGCAAAGCTTCTCCTTGGCCTCATCCACTTATGTCTCTCCTGGAGCAGCGGTAAGTACTCCCTCACCCAGCGTTTCCAGAAAAGGTCAGAGAGAAATTGCACCTGTTGCCATCTTCTCTTCAGATACAAGTCATCCCTTTGGAACAACCCCGGGGGTAGGAGTGGCTTTGTCTTCAGGAGGAGAAGGTGGTTAGGGGTGAGAGCTTCCAAGTCATTGACATCTTCTGAGGCCTTCGTGATTGGTCGACTATTCAAGATTGCTTCGATCTCACAAAGAACTGTGTGGAAGCCTTCATCGTCCAGGGTTTGAAGTCCGAGTGTGGAGGCCAGGACACGCTTCACAAGCCGGATCAAACGCTCCCAAACTCCGCCATGGTGAGCGCCTGCTGGAGGGTTAAAAGACCACGTTAGCCCATTTTGTAAAAGATCATGCTGGATCTTGCTGTGGTCCAACTTTGAAACGGCCTCCCTTAACTCCCACTCAGCTCCAATAAAGTTTGTGCCATTATCAGAAATTAAATGAGATATTTGACCTCTTCGACACATGAACCGCCTAATGGCGTTGATACATGAATCAGTGTCAAGAGCATAGGCTACCTTAAGGTGGACTGCTCTACTTGCCAGACATGTAAACAAAACACCATAGCGCTTCACTCTTCCTCGGCCTTTCTTCACTTCCACTGGGCCGAAATAATCCACACCTACATTGGTAAAAGCGGGCAGGTCTGACACAACTCGTTCCTCTGGGAGGTCAGCCATCTTCTGCTGCCCCATGTTTCCCTGGATGCGCCGGCATTCTGTACATTCTAAAATGACCTTCCTGCAAGCAGAGTTTGCATGAGTTATCCAATATTTCTTTCTGAGAAAGGACAACATGTGATTACGACCTGCATGGCCAAGACATTGGTGTACATGTTTCAAGATGAGTTTAGATACATTTTGATCTTTAGCCAGAATAACAGGGTGCTTCTCCTCTTCGGGCATTGCCGCCCTACTGAGCCTACCTCCAACTCTCAGCATTCCATCTTGCAACCTTGGGTCGAGCTTATAGAGATCGCTGCTGCGTTTCACAGACCTTCCTTCTTGCAGTGCAGCAATTTCCTCTGGAAATTTCTCTTGCTGATAGAAGCGAATAATGGCTTCTTCTGCCCTCTGCAGATCGGCTGTTGTTAATGATTCGCCAGTGACCTTTATTCTTTCTTTCTGGAGCTCAGGTTTAAGGGACTTTCTCTTTTGTGACGATGTTAAAAGCATACCTCTGAATTTAAGAATCCAAGCAGCAGATCTCTTTAATCTTTTAAAATCAGAAAAGtagtttaaaaatatttgtgttgCATTCAGTGGTGCCTGTACTACGAGGGCACTCACCAGTGATTCCCTTTTCACTTCAGGGTCTTCCAAAAAGACCATAGGCTGATCTGAAATGGTAACCGGCCACTCCTCTTCCCCTTTTAAGAGAAATGGAGGTCCCTTCAGCCACCTCTCACAGGCCAGGAACTCTTCAGCACTCAGCCCTCTGGATGCCTCATCTGCCGGGTTCAACTTTGTGCCAACGTATCTCCACTGTGCAACACTGGTCAATTCTCTAATAACTGCCACCCTATTGGCTACAAATGTATGAAATCTTCTGGTCTCATTGGCAATATACTTTAAAACAGTGGTGCTATCTGTCCAGAACACTGATGGCTGCAAGTCAAGCTGAAATTCTCTTCTCAGCATCTTGTCAAGGCGGACAGCTAGGACAGCAGCAGTCAATTCAAGACGGGGAATGGTTGTTTGCTTTAAAGGGGCTACTCTGGCCTTTCCTAAGATGAAAGCAAGACTCACTTGGTTCTCCTTGTTCTCCATTCTGAGGTAAGTGACGGTCCCATAACCATACTCACTGGCGTCTGAGAAGTGGTGTAGCTGCATAAAGGTAGGTTCCCCAAAGTTGTTGGGCTTCATGCAGCGATTCACTTTGAACTCAGCCACATAATGCAGATTTTTAAGCCAGTTGGACCACTGCTTAGAGAAGACCTGGGGTATATGGACATCCCAGCCGATGTTCAACCTGCACATCTCCTGCAGCATTCTCTTCACTGGCAATGTGAGTGGCGCAAGAAACCCTAAGGGGTCAAACACAGAGGACACAACAGACAATATGCCACGTCGTGTGGGAGGGCGCTCTTCCAAGGCTAACCTGAAAGTCAGGACATCAGCATCAATACACCAATGCAGGCCAAGAGCAGTCTCAACAGCATTTGCCTTTTGATCTAGATCAAGTCCCCTAGTGGTCTTTGATCTCTGGGCATCTGGAATACTGGCTAAGACTTCACTGCTGTTGCTTGTCCACTTCGACAAGTGGAACCCCCCTTTAGCACATGCTGCGGTCAGCTCACTCACCATCTTCCTAGCCTTTGCCTCTGAAGACACGGAAGTCAAACAATCATCCATATAAAAGTTATGCAATATTGTATTTAGAATGCATGGTTCAAAGTGATCTTTGTAATCTTGTACAATTCTTCTCAATGCGTAATTTGCACAACTAGGTGAAGACACTGCTCCAAAAAGGTGCACCTTCATTCTGTACTGCATAGGCGCAAGTGTGAAGTCACCATCAGGAAACCACAAAAAACGTAAAAAATCTGTGTACTCTGGAGACACTCTCACCTGATGGAACATAGCTTGGACGTCTGCCATCAGCGCTACACATTCCTTTCTGAATCTGGTGAGTACACCAAGCAAAGTACTGGTGAGCAAGGGACCTTGCAGGAGCTGGGAATTGAGTGAGATTCCTTGATAGACAGAGGCACAGTCAAAAACCACCCTAAGAGTTTTCTTCCTAGGATGGTATACCCCATGGTGGGGTAAAAACCAAAGCCTGCCATCAGACCTATTCAGCTGTTGACATGGCACAGGCTCAGCATAACCACTCGCAATGACTTCAGACATGAACTCAGTGTATTCTTGATGGAATTCTTTGTTCCTTTTGAACTTTCTTTGGAGACTAAAGAGACGCTGCTCTGcgacacaacgattgtctggaAGTGTAACTTCGGCAACCTTGAAAGGCAAGTCAAAGCAGTAGTGACCCTCATCCTGATGGATGGATGACTCAACAATTTGCATAAACCTATGATCTTCCCTGGACAAAGAGGAATCATCTGCTTTAGCTTCATTGAAATCCTGATTGTATTGAGCAATCAACAAATCTTGTAGCTTGGTAACTGAGATCCTATTGACAGTGACAGCCGGACAATCATACCTGCCCTCATCTTCCCTGCCTCTCAATGGACCACTCACGACCCACCCCAGTAGGGTCCTGATTGCATATGGCCCCTCCCCTTGGCTATTGATCACTTCCCAGGGTTCCATAAGCTTCTGTGCATTGGTACCTATAAGTAATTCGACATCTGCCTCCAAACTAGGAATATTAATGTACTTGAGATAAGCCCACTCTTCCAGATCTTCTTGACTAAGAATGTTTTTCCTGCTTACCGGCATGGCCTTTTGAGTAAACACTTCAGGCAAATCCAGAAATGTTTCTTCATTCAGGCCAGAAATCTGAAAGCCTTTAAGTGAATAGGTGCTAACTACTCTTTCTTGGCCTAGGGTGCGAAGCAGAATGTTAGTTTTAACACCGGAGAGATTCAGCTTCCTCATGAGTGTCTCAGTGCAGAAAGAGGCTGAGCTCCCAGGGTCAAGGAAGGCATAGGTGTTGATGATGTGACTGCCAGACTTTGCCTTCACCCGTACAGGCACAATGTAAAGGACACATTCATCATTCCCGGCCCCTGTATGGGCACATGTCTGCAATGACACAAGAGCATTACTAACTGAAACATGTGGCATTTTAGAATCAACATGTAAAATAGTCGGATGGCTCtttgcacacacagcacaagttAGAGGCTTATCGCATGCCTTACTCATATGACCTGGCATGAGGCAGCGAAAGCAGAGTCGATTTTCTTTTacagcatcaagtttttctctaTGTGTCATTTGCTCAAGAGCAGAACATTTTAGCACTGAATGTTGGCCTTTACACACAAAGCATGCTCCATGGTCATACTTCTGTACAGGTGGACCCTTACGCTGATGTCGGGGTGCAAAGGAATTTGATGGTCGGGCAGCATCGACAGCAGCAACGGTAACATGCCCTCTTCCAGAAGGCCTGGCCTTGAACTTAAGGGAGGTGTGGTATGATGGTGTGCCCTGCAAATCTCCAAAGAGAGGGTCAGACATAATTTTCACCTGACGTTCAATAAAAGTCACAAAATCAGCAAACATGGCCCTTGTGCCACGCCTCTCCTGAAGGTCACATGCAACcgccctccatctctccctcatctTGTACGGcaacttcatcatcatcaaGCGCAGGTTGGATGGCACGTTCATCTCCTCCAGATACTGCAGATCTTCCATTACATTACAGCAATCTCTTAGGAAGACAGACAAAGACTGCAAGGCGTTAACATCATCAGGTTTCACCGTAGGCCATTGCACAGCCCTGTCAATATAAGCTGCCGCAATCTTCATTTCATTACCAAAGTACTCCTTTAATAAATGTTTCGCTCTGGTGTAGCCTTGACCAGGTGCCATGTTAAAGCAGCTCCTAACGAGCTCTCTTGGCTGCCCTCTTGTGTACTGATCAAGGTAGTACAGACACTCTTCTTTGTCAGAAGTTTTCCTTTCAATTGCCTGTTCAAAAGCTCTGATAAATGCGGCATACTTCAATGGGTGTCCATCAAACTCCGTAATAACTCTAGGTGGAAGAGAGGCTAGAGCTTGATTATGAACCAGCTGAGCCGTGATGTTATTCTGACGCTGCATGAGATCATACACTGTGGGTAGATGGTTATGAGGGAGCTGGTGGTTACCAAAAGACGCATGGCTTGCCTGTGTCCGAGTAGATGGATTCATACGTGCAGATGGCGGTAGCTGATGCTGCACTGGGACTGGATTGTGGCTCCTGGGTCCACAGTTATCACTCAATACGGCCGGTCTACGTGATGGTATCTGCACTGTGGGTAAAGGGTTATTAAGCCCATATGAAATGCATTTCTCTTTAGGCCTCACCACCAGTGAAGCTACATTATCCTGGTGGAACACCTCAGGCTTAGGGTGCCAAACAGGAACATTAGATGACTGTAACTGTGCATGAAGATAGGCGTTCATAGCATTGGCTCCCtccccctcatcatcatcatcatcatcaccaccattttCTAAGACATACAACTTGGCTGTATTAGCTTCCAACTTTGCCTCCATTTCCAACCGTTCCTTTTTTCTCCTCAGTCTTGCCCTCTCAATTTGCAGAACTTCTTCCTCAGCATCCAAATCATGCATCCTTTTTAAGACAGCAGCAGATTTTAACAGAGCAGCCCTTTCAGCCTTTGTTTTTATATGCACTGAAGAGATGCGGGAGGATTTGGAACATGCAGACAGCTGGCTTTTGTGTCTGGAACCTTTACTTGAAACGTTCGAAACGCTGTCCTCTAGCCTTACCTCTGGTGCTACGTTTTCACATTCCAATTCAGTCATAGGAACTGCATCCGCCAACCATCGACACACATCGTTTTCGAATTTTTCAATttccttagttttttctattaACCAGCTTCGTTGTGTTTCGTATTCAGAGTCAGACATTGGCATTTCTAACAGAGTATTCTGGATCTCTATAGCTTCCTTGCACAGAGCGGTAAATTCGCTCAAATTCCTCTTGACTTGGCTGATCGTGCGAGAAGTAACCTTTACCGAAAGCAGCTCATTtatctttgcttttattttgccTGCTTGCTTAAGCTTTGATTTCCGATTCTTCTGTAGGTTCTCGCATGCCATTAAAAAACCCTTTGTAGTTAACATTCTCACACGTTTTTCTAATTCTTCAACTGGACTTTTTGGTGTGTCGGCGCGCTCCGATGTGGGAGCGGCGGCCGTAGCCTTGTCAGACTTATCTGTCATGTTGCGCAAAGCACACACCAAGCGCAAACCCACTAGGTAAGCCTTTAAAATTAATTGTTTGAAGGTGACGCTGACAACAGTTGAGATCTCTACAGCACAGCACTTTTACGCAACAGCAcggtgaataaaaataaaattgggCAATGCCACTACGCCTTTTATCTTTGCAAAGTCCACATCGAACAGTCTCAAAAAGATAGTGTCACCCACCAGTTTATGGGAAGCAGCTTCATCTTTCATAGACATAAGTTTACTCACTCGCAGCAGATCATCAACACCAGTAGGCACCGCAACAAGCAAGTAATCCAATTTCCTATGACGGTTACAAACTTCCAATTCATGCGGGCGTAGTTCTTAGCAGATCCTCAACCTTTGATGTACGTCCATTTAATGAGCCACGCAGGTTCTTACGATGTGGAGGCTACCCTGTAAGCCTCGGCTTGGACTGAAGGTGTTCTCAAACTCAAAGCCATAAAAGAAAGGTGAAGTTCCAGCCCAAAAATATCCTTCGAGGTTGTTCCTTCTTTATTGCAACAAAAAATATGGTTAATACAAAAACTAGTTCACCTTAGTGCTGTTGAGTGCATTAAAAATGTGCTGTCTTGGCTGGTTCCCCACGGCTACGGTAAGAACCGTGTGTTCCCCAGTCCAAACCGTCCTAATTACTCATCACAGGCACCTGCCTTTATATCTGTGACCTAAAGTGCTCCCCCAAGtgagtaaataaaaaaattacactAAAAACCTACCTATACGTGCAGATAAGAAATGGCTCCTACAGACCCAGAAGATGACATTAATGGGAAAGTTACAGAAATGAAGATCCTTAATGAAAAGGTTTGCATGAAAACTTCACCATAATCTTTGTTACTGTTGTACATGTGTTGTTTTGAGTGATTATTTTTGTAGGTCCTTAGCAATATAGAGGCAGCGCAGAGGAAGCAGCAAAAGACCTTTGGAGACCGGAAGCAAAAGTCTGCCAAGGTATTTGCAGCCAACACTAGGGACGAGGTTCTTATTTCCCACGACTCTAAGAAGCGCTGCACTGGAGACAGTCTTGGAAGTCTGCACCAAGGACCATATACTGTGTTGGACGTTTCATCAAAAGGTGTAGCCACTCTGCAAAAGGGTGTCTCGTCGGTCCAGAAGGTCAACATATCTAGACTTCAACCATATAACAGATTAACAAGTAAGTGTTAGAAATACAAAATGAAAATTTTATGGAAAAAATATGAATAGTGTATATTACAAAACAAGATGAGAGTTAAGACATTATTAAATACAGAAACATTCCATTGCATGAGGCAACATGGATACACAGTGTCACTTTTCGTACTATCAGATGTACCGACTGAGAGGACATATTTGCGGGACCATTGCTATCCTCAGCTGGAATGGCAGGTGGAACACCCATATGCTCTCTCGGGTCTGCATTGGGAGAAAGACCTGAACCCTCTTCAAGATGAGCTGGTTAGCAGTGTGTCCATTCTGCAGTGTTAAATTTTATTGTCATGTTGATGACTTACAGTTGTTGATcttgatatttagcttcactaTGTCCTGGATATTAACCGTCCATCAAATGAACTGATCGTGAAGGATGGTGTTACCTGTCTGACACGTGAGGACTTTTGGAGCCTGGGATTGAGTCGGTGCATGGAGTCAAATGTGAGCATTTTAAATGTGACACATCTTGGTGTATTACATTATAAATTTATCCTATACACATGACTTGTATCATCAAAACTGTTGTCTGTGATAATTTCCAGATTGGAAATGCATGCCTTAGGATTGTGGAAGAAGCAGCACGGAAAAACGTAACTGCTTGTCCTATTTTTAATACTGAGGCTCCCTAAATATCTCTTTATTTTGCATTTGGACATATTTGTAATCTTTGTACTGCATAGGGAAAAGATGTTTATATTTCGGACTTCTACGTTGTTGCTACATGGAAAGACAAACATGCAGACCCACAGCTCAGTTTGCCGGTAGGTTTAGTTGCGGTATTTCTTTTACTACTAATGAGATCTATTTTTAGGATAAGATGTGTATGCAGTGTCGCATCTGACCGTGCCAATGTTTGTACTTTCCCTTTACTACCAGGAAAGCATCAggttaggggtgggcgatatgggaaaaaaatagtatcacgatttttttcataaaatcacgatttcaattttttatcacgatcttccatccaaaaaaaaaaaaacaaaaaaaattggggctacaaagctttctttttaagcagatttaaatgaatgatattgcaattttccatgtgcaaacattgtaaacaaaaaatgtaaacaacacacgtgtgtagcggatacatatgttagtttatggattatgaacggggcaccatcctgattgctcaggaaccagtattgtgataacggagttaggtggaatatggtttgatcagtctcattactaaagggttaagttctggttccgcgcagtgacctaataccatcgaccaaaatatgcatttaccaccgtgaccagatgaataaatgtccacatttattaaatggttaatattacaattgatacaaagcatatgaatgatttggctcaaattgaaactaaacctatatgtgaatctactaatttaaaccagggatataatagtgaacaacaaagaatataaaattaaacaacaatagcgagtgataaacaactgtcggatcatgagatttatttatttaactatcctaaggcttgcctaactagcgtaggacccagggacggacacgaggtctttggagagagaatagaaaagaagaaagaggaagtttgggcaggttaatggtaacagtatttactattttgaactccgggagaaatagcagctggcaaccccaaaacagcatatgaactgagcgtcttacttcgaaggagagacgtggttacgcggaccaaccggtgcgcgttcacggttcgtttcttGAGACGGCTAAGGTCTGaggagcaggtcacgtgagacggctcgggtcgcggaggcttagcggtgacgtcacagtcgaagcttgagggcgcagacaaacttgtgcagatgacttgactgagaaagaagatgagcttgacttgaacgactagacgaaataaaagtacttttgacgacgaaacgtagaataaagaaaataaaaaaaataaagaagaatcttctgttggactctgtgagagcgttagttgcggtctcttggcatcgctcttctggacactgcggtgttcggcgtgagtccagcgaacagtcgcgatggtttggcgtgttcgagtctttgagtctcggcgactctggcgaagttctccaagtcttcccaaattaccaggctgccaagctcattgtttcgcttcgagctagggcttttaaaacaagttttaggggcgtaattgtaaggcgctttcatgttcatcaggccattgaccattggcctttattaatgaatattcatgacctctgcccagacaggggagagaaagagagagagagggggggggggagcgaggagtgcccgtctttccaggtctagttaatgacttaaccaaagaagacagattaacacaattcgaagacaaagtaaactaatcctaaataaattgtcttacatactctgcctaaacaagaactaatttggttctattagtctacacattgagccattctcaatttccacttttggacaataaatgacataatgcacagacaggcataaatgtgaggtcacatacgtacacatgagaatgattacattcgatgagtaacatacaaactaatacatagatatgcatcaatgtggtgtgtttatacagtaacacgtattctaataagatcacttaatactgaatacatgaaagatcataagttgtgtctttatatcaaccacatggcacagtgttcatttaaatggtcttgtggtcctttgttcttaaggctggaatgctgaatactggtttcaagaataattaatctttccttgtatggaaggtagtcaagttcggtgtctctagactgcattcgccgagctggttcctgtaggctgaagCCCAAATCTGTGTACagatcagatttggagttacagagatctctgaaatatttgtatcttcagctctggattataacacaggacatagagtgggtttaaactgtgggcgATCAGATAAGGatggaatttagagttttatggtccttcctgactgtggtcccagtgtccttCGACGAAGGTTGAGGTTAAACAGCCTCTCTCCGAGCCCAGGAGGTCAGATAAAGTCAGAGTTCTAAGCTAGGGGAGAGAAGCACCATTGTGAATGGGGGTCCTTGGGAACCTGTTGCTGGGTAAAGAATCAGTGTTTATCTTTACATGCAATCAGAGAGATGTGAGtcagtttctcagttcagtgggaaaggattcatttgggtgtcacagtgaaatggcgtttagctgtctccactacacGTGACACTgtgtagggctacgcccccctctcctagctgtcactccggtttccctgttcctcatgtctgttgttccctgctccttgagcccgccttggtgtgtgtttctatggtttccccacgtctgccacgcccatgtcgttattgtcttcacctgtttccatagttgccaggtttgcggtttcacgccaaattgggcttgtttgaaaatccagccgcgggtaaaaattctgtggtcgcggggtgcggttctttgggctacttttgagttgggccaccacgggggttacaagtcaacacaaagaattgatcgcgatataatacttaatttgtctccattttaaacactttgttctttgtgccaccatgcccgtttatatttcatgttcggactacctacctgttatgacccctgcccggtattacgactctgtccattcaataaatctcgctctcctcagcgtttgtgtccacctccctgctctgcgtcacgcagttccttacactgtgaaagtgcactattgcactaaatatttcccagcactttaaacttaaagtaaaatatttatacatatagtc
This Brachyhypopomus gauderio isolate BG-103 chromosome 6, BGAUD_0.2, whole genome shotgun sequence DNA region includes the following protein-coding sequences:
- the LOC143516342 gene encoding uncharacterized protein LOC143516342, translated to MAPTDPEDDINGKVTEMKILNEKVLSNIEAAQRKQQKTFGDRKQKSAKVFAANTRDEVLISHDSKKRCTGDSLGSLHQGPYTVLDVSSKGVATLQKGVSSVQKVNISRLQPYNRLTNVPTERTYLRDHCYPQLEWQVEHPYALSGLHWEKDLNPLQDELLHYVLDINRPSNELIVKDGVTCLTREDFWSLGLSRCMESNIGNACLRIVEEAARKNGKDVYISDFYVVATWKDKHADPQLSLPIRMEFRVLWSFLTVVPVSFDEG